AAGTTGAAGGCGATCTGGAGGAAGCACTTGCCAAGCTGCTTACTGCGGAAGCATATCGGGCTAAGGTGGATTAATTTAAATAAATTTAGATAAGAATGTTTGATGAAGAACGCTCTTAAATGAGTATTGTCCACGATTAGATCGTGGACTTTTTTATTTGCTGGATTGTCAAGGGGGCACAATAGTACAATTCAAGAGTTGGAATTATGTGGATTAGTCTAAAACATATCTCAATTTGACGGTGCCGCGAAATCAGTGGTTATAGATAAGGAACCAGTGATTTTGGTGTAATGGAAGAACGGATAGCTATACGAATCCTCCTTTCTGAACAACAAAAACAACGAAGGCAACAATAAGATTGCATGACAAATAATCCTTTTGTCTCATGAATCTTTAAAGTTGTCTTGTATCTGCGTAAGCTGGTTACTGATTGTTTCAAGGATTGCATCAAATCCAGACGGAAGCGTCATCCGTTTAAGCCCTCTACCGAAAGCCAAAAGATGTCGAGTGAAACACTGTTATCCCATATTCATTACCCCCGCTTTATTCCATATGTCTACATCAGGTTTTACTATGTTTGGGTACAAGTCGTTTTACGAATGATAAAAACACATAATTGTTACTTGATACTCACCAAGACTTCGGGTTTAGTATTTCTATACCGGAACATTGGAGAGAGCTTAATATCATGAACGGGTTCTACAAAAACGTGTGCACCTTATTCCTTTCACGGAACTCTGACGGATAGCATCCGGTATATTCTGTGAACAGCTTCGTGAAATGGCGCGGGCTGTAATAACCAACGGCTTCGGCAACCTCCTGCACTTTGAGATGGGGCTCCTTAAGCAGGAGCTCCTTCGCTTTCAGCATTCTCGTTTCGGTTACGTATTTTAGAAAGGTACTGCCGTGCTTTTTATGGAACAAAGAGCTTAAATAGTTAGGCGTCACATGGAACATATCCGCGATTTGCTTGATTCCGATGTCATGCATATACTGCTGCTCCACATAAGCGATCACTTGCTGCACGATATCTTTGGACGAATTGTCGTGTCGCGAAGCCTGGGATAACATGCGATCGCCATGATTTTTCAAAAGAGCAAACCAGCTTGCCTGATCCACGCACGTTCCCGGCTCTAACGTGATGCCGAGCGAACGTGAAATATATTCATGAATACGGCGCCATAGGTGTTGATCCGCAGAGAGTGCCCCGTTCCATTCTTTCTCCATGCAATCGACAGCTTTTAGGTATCCAAGATAGTCTTCCCGGCGGAATAATCGGCGTAGATTATCTACGTGAGTGCTTATAGGAAGACACTCGGCTCGTTCAATTATTGTGCTTAACTCACTTAGCGGATAGACTCCTCCAATCGGGAACAGCACGCGTAGGGAAGAGACTCGCTGCAGTTCTTCGATCTGCCCCACCATCGTTTGCAGATTCGAACACTCCTCTAATTGTATCGTCGTAATTGCACGGGAAGCGGCAAGCTGATCCTGAAGCAAATGCTTCACGGTTCTCTCCATCTTCTGCTGCAGCTCTAGCGCTTGATGATGGTGCAAAGCCGGCCATGCCCACAATATCGCGGGTTGGCCGCCCGGAAGCGACATTGCCAAGGAATAAAGACTGTTAGTAAGAGATTGATTATGGATCAGGCTGCGCAAGGTTTCGATGAATCGTTGTTGTCGTTCATGTTCTTCATGATCGCATAGGAAATCATCGAAATAGAACACACTTGCTTTGCAATGCAGCGTTTCAAGTAAATGATCGCCCTGGCTGACCCCACTTCTGCCCTGAATACTCGAAACAATCGCATGTTCGATCTGACGGCTACGTTCCATGATGTGCGCATCATGCAGCTCTTGTACGTGGGTCAAGCTGTCGTGGACTTCTTCCAGACTGATCGGCTTTAGCAAATAGTTGCACGCCCCAAGGCGTATCGCCTCTCGCGCATATTGGAACTCCGAATAGCCGCTTAAAATAATCCATTTGGTATGAGGGGACACTGTTTTGCCATGAGCGATTACTTCCAAGCCGTTCAGCTTCGGCATTCGAATATCAACGAATACAAGATCGGGCTGCCGCTCGGTTACGAAACGAATCGCTTCTTCACCGTTACGGGCTTCCCCGATGACGTGGACAGGCATGCCCAGTTCGTCCAGCATGCTTCTCAGGCTGGCTCTGATCAAGCTTTCATCGTCTGCAACTAAGATATTCATGATGCATTCTCCTCCTTAGGGATTTTGATTGCAATGCATGTGCCGATTCCGAGCTCGCTGTTCACGGTTAATGTTGCTTTCGGGAAGACTTGCTGCAATCTTGCCCTTACGTTGGCGAGGCCGACATGCGATTGAGAATGTGACGCGTTCGGATCGAAGCCGACGCCGTCGTCACGCACTTCGATGCATATTTGCGCGTTGCCGTCCTCGCTTGCTATCAATGCGGATATATAAATGGCATGCTCTTGATCATCGGGTTCAACTCCATGGATAATCGCGTTCTCCAATAGAGGTTGAATAAGCAATTTCGGAATACGGAACTGGGCAGTCTCCGTGTCATGATGAATCTGGATCGTCAGCCTATCCTGGAAGCGAAGCTGCTGCAGTAATGCATATTTTGTTAAAAAATTGAATTCCTGTTCGACCGTTGTCCATTGATTCTCCTCCAGGATGTAACGAAGCATGCCGCTCAGCGAAATAATGGCGCTCTCCAGCTTCTTTTTGTCTCCAATGCGGTTCAACCCGATAAAGCCGGACAGCACGTTGTATAGAAAATGGGGCTGAATTTGCGATTGCAAGGCTCGATATTCTGCATTTCGCTGTGCCAGCACCGCTTTATATTCCCGGTTGATTAATTCGTCCAGTTGCATGACCATCTTGTTTAATGACTGTCCGAGATAGGAAAGTTCGTCCGATCCCTCCCCTTCGTAGCGTGCTTGCATATTCCCATTGCGTACTTTGGTCATTACTGCCTTCATTTGAGCGATCGGCTTGACGATCCATTGCGAGGAGTAAAGAAAAATAAAGAAAGTGACGAAGAGTCCTCCAATCGATATCAAAACCGCCGTGATGTACATCCAGCGTACTTTCTGTTGTATCTCCTCATTGGATAAAAACACGGTAATTTCCCAATTTGCCGGTTTGATGGTTTGAGAAACGGTAACGTATCCGGTTTCTTGTGCGTTGGGGGTTCCTCTCGCTCGAAGCTGCTTGATCATTTCATCGGTCAGCGGCTTGCCCGCATAGATCACATTTTTTCTTTCATCTACGATCGCGACAACTGAACTGACGTTAAATTGAATATCCTTCGTTATTTTCTCGAGTACATTCGTATCCGCATCGGCCGATATGACGGCGAGCGGTTGTCCGGAATCCGGATTTTTGATTAAACGGGATACGGAAAACACTTGGATGTCTGAGGGGTTGGTCAAGTAAGTTTGCGGGTGGGAACTGATGAACGCGACTTTCCCGTTTTTTTCTATGGCTTGTTGATACCATGATTCGTCCTGGAATGGAAAGTTCGGTATGAGGTCGATGCTATTGTTTTTAGTCGTTAAATATGGCTTTCCGTTCATCGTAATCATGAGCGTACTGAGAATATCTTTGCGAGTGTTAATTAAATAGTTGGGCAGCGTTCCTTTTAAAGCACGATCCGTCTGCAGTTTCGTGTATGCGCTTGCAGAATCGTATACATTGTCGGCAATGATTTTAAGCGACTGAATGACATTATCGTTCAAATAGGGAGAGGCCGTCAACCGCTCCAAATCATCCAAATAGGTTTCAATATTGCCGGCTACGGCATGGAGTGTTCCTTCGGTTAGCTTCTCCGTATCTTTGGTGAGCACATATTGGGCGTAGAAGGGGAGTGCAAAAGCCAAGATGGAAAATGGAGTGACAATGGTCAGAGCATACACTAGCGTGAGCTTCGAGCGTAGAGACTTGAACGTGACCATAACGGATCAACCTCCTTCATTCTTGTATAAAGGATAGGTACACTCCGCAGGTAAGTCAATACGAAAATCGATAGTGTAGAAATGAGCGGTGCAATCGTAGGTTTGCAGCATATGAAAGCGCAATCATTAATGATATCGTTAGGACTGAAATGATGGAATAACATACAACTTTATAGCAAGGGGGATACGGATGAGACAGATGAATGGGTTCAAAATGCTTACGATTCTTGTTATCGCTGCATTTCTGCTCGCAGCTTGCGGTACATCGAGTACAGGGGGCGACGCGGCGGGAGGAAAGACATCCAATAGCGATTCGGGTCAAACAACGGGGAATGATGGAAATGCCAAGGTAAATCTAACCGTCATGACCAACGTTGTCGGTGAACCCGCGAAAGTGCTGCAGGATATTGCAAACAAATTCATGCAGGAGAATCCGGAAATTAAAGTGGATTTCAGCGCGCCGGGTGCCGAGTACGAGAACATTATGAGGATGAAGATGGCGTCCAACGAGCTGCCGGATGTGTTCGCTACGCACGGCTGGGCCAAGGTTCGCTACGGTGCGTATTTAGCCGATCTGAAAGACGAGGAATGGGCAGGCAAGTTGAGCGCCACAATCAAGCCGTCCGTGACCGACGA
Above is a window of Paenibacillus uliginis N3/975 DNA encoding:
- a CDS encoding response regulator gives rise to the protein MNILVADDESLIRASLRSMLDELGMPVHVIGEARNGEEAIRFVTERQPDLVFVDIRMPKLNGLEVIAHGKTVSPHTKWIILSGYSEFQYAREAIRLGACNYLLKPISLEEVHDSLTHVQELHDAHIMERSRQIEHAIVSSIQGRSGVSQGDHLLETLHCKASVFYFDDFLCDHEEHERQQRFIETLRSLIHNQSLTNSLYSLAMSLPGGQPAILWAWPALHHHQALELQQKMERTVKHLLQDQLAASRAITTIQLEECSNLQTMVGQIEELQRVSSLRVLFPIGGVYPLSELSTIIERAECLPISTHVDNLRRLFRREDYLGYLKAVDCMEKEWNGALSADQHLWRRIHEYISRSLGITLEPGTCVDQASWFALLKNHGDRMLSQASRHDNSSKDIVQQVIAYVEQQYMHDIGIKQIADMFHVTPNYLSSLFHKKHGSTFLKYVTETRMLKAKELLLKEPHLKVQEVAEAVGYYSPRHFTKLFTEYTGCYPSEFRERNKVHTFL
- a CDS encoding cache domain-containing sensor histidine kinase; translated protein: MVTFKSLRSKLTLVYALTIVTPFSILAFALPFYAQYVLTKDTEKLTEGTLHAVAGNIETYLDDLERLTASPYLNDNVIQSLKIIADNVYDSASAYTKLQTDRALKGTLPNYLINTRKDILSTLMITMNGKPYLTTKNNSIDLIPNFPFQDESWYQQAIEKNGKVAFISSHPQTYLTNPSDIQVFSVSRLIKNPDSGQPLAVISADADTNVLEKITKDIQFNVSSVVAIVDERKNVIYAGKPLTDEMIKQLRARGTPNAQETGYVTVSQTIKPANWEITVFLSNEEIQQKVRWMYITAVLISIGGLFVTFFIFLYSSQWIVKPIAQMKAVMTKVRNGNMQARYEGEGSDELSYLGQSLNKMVMQLDELINREYKAVLAQRNAEYRALQSQIQPHFLYNVLSGFIGLNRIGDKKKLESAIISLSGMLRYILEENQWTTVEQEFNFLTKYALLQQLRFQDRLTIQIHHDTETAQFRIPKLLIQPLLENAIIHGVEPDDQEHAIYISALIASEDGNAQICIEVRDDGVGFDPNASHSQSHVGLANVRARLQQVFPKATLTVNSELGIGTCIAIKIPKEENAS